TCTACTGAAATCTACCTCCGAGTATGAGAAAAACAGATGTAGTTATAGTGACAAAATCGACATTGACAAGTAATAAGACACTGATGCACACACTTATTGGACAAATTACAGGACAGCTCTCATCAATTTTAGATAATAAGGGTATGCCGAAGGGTCTTGTCCCAACTTCCAATGTTGAAAAAGGTTGAAGAATCCCATGACTATTTGAATGGAATCGAACCAAAAATTTTCACATGAAATCATAATCGTCCAAAGCCTCATATCGATCACTGATAGCAAAATAATCATCCGGTTTTTCAACAATAAGCTGTTTTTTCTTGCCACCTTTCTTTTTCCCAGCATTGGCTTCTTTCTCTGCTTTTATATTCTCTTTTGCAATGGCAGTAACTGAAGATGCAATGTCTTTTGCATCGGCTCCTTGCAATTGAACCATAGATAGTCTCATTACAGCCTTCAGCAAACCAATATAATGATCGCTTTTCTCAAAAGCACGAAGCCTGTGTGAGATGAGCTCTGCATACTCCAAGAAATCACTCTCTGACTTGGGTATGAAAGTATCAAGGTTTTTCTCATCTTTTTCCCCACCACCAAACAATTCTTTGGTACTCTTATAATCTGCTTCTTTAACCAGTCTTTGTTGTCTAAGTTTTTCAGCCACAGGATCCAACGATTCTTCCTTTACTGGTTCTACAttctttcccttcttttcaGCAGCTTTTTCAGATTTTTTAGGAGCCTTTTCGGTCGTTTTAGGGGCAGGTGCCGGTGCCAGAGCAGGCTCATCTTCATCCTCCCATGATTCCTTTACATCATTTTCATCCACATCTTCATCATCCCATTTACTTTTAGTCACTTCCTTTTTGATAAGGTCAATAGGTGCAATTTGCTCATCCTCCCAATCGTCCATTTTGCTGTGTGCACTTCTTTGACAAAATAGAATAGCAAAATAGCAGCTGATCAATTGGTGAGGTACGACGGCAGAAGCGTTGATCGGAGACAGTGATGAtgtgaaagagagagaaagcgaGATTAGGGCACAATTGGTTTTGAGTGTGTTTTGGAAATTTCTATTAAACTACTCTTCCACCTTAGTATATATATAGAGCATTGATCTAAGAaagataaaagcaaataaaaataagataagaacaactaaagataagaaaagataagataataaagactaaaattgtaACTAAATTTATGTATTCTGTTAGACTGAATTTGTGGGTCACGagacttctttattgttgtcatgaGCTAAGATGGAATAATAGTTTAATATTATGTGCTACAAACATATTCTCCCCTCGAAAGCTAGAATCAACTAGCACACTTCGCCACAAAAAGGTGCAAGAATTGGTGAATTTTGTGGGAACATGTTGCACCAAAGGTGAGGCTATTGATATTGGTAAGGTTGTATTCATAACAATAATGAATTCATTTTCCAATACACTTTTCTCTATGGATTTTGCTAACTATGGAGctagtgatgatgatgatcatggtTCTCATCAAAATTTCAAGGAGCTTATAGAGGGAATATTGGACGATGCTGGAAAGATTAATGTAATAGATCCTTTCCCAATTATAAAATTTCTTGATCCACAAGGCCTAAGGGGAAGAGGTGAAGAATCTTTTAAGAGACTATTGAAGGCTTTCGATCATGATATCTTTGATGAACGAGTGCGGTTGAGAGCATCTTCTAACAAGAATCTGGGAGGGACTTGTGACCTGTTAGATTCTTTTCTAGATTTCATCGAAGTGAATAATGGTTCCGCAGATTTGGGCCGCCACCGTTAGTTACATTTATTTATGGTAAGTGTAGTACTTCTACCCTCCATGTCAAAATATTTCATAGATGTGAGTAATAACTAGATTGTGGATTTGAGGAAGAACGTCTAAATTTtataaagagtaaagtatcgtttttgttctcaatgtttggggtaagtcctattcgtgtccctaacgtttaaatcgtcatATTTTTATtcctaacgtttataaaagtgattcaatgttatcctattatcaattatactaacaaatcatattatatttttcaattattcttacttgaatgtattcattctcaattaggtctcatttgaatgtgttcgattttaatattatacccactatttgtgtttagattcaattatgtctctagaaaaatgaattatgtaaatgttgtaggaattagtttcaacttttgatgagctatttttcgGAGTGGATTATCGATTTTATCCCAgatatttgtattctaactttaagaagagatttttaaaactcaaactaaagcgtTCGTGTAATTGAtggcaggataacattgaatcacttttacaaatgttagggatacaaataggacgatttaaacgttagagaCACAAATAAAATTTGCCCCAatcgttg
This sequence is a window from Arachis duranensis cultivar V14167 chromosome 2, aradu.V14167.gnm2.J7QH, whole genome shotgun sequence. Protein-coding genes within it:
- the LOC107475736 gene encoding uncharacterized protein LOC107475736: MDDWEDEQIAPIDLIKKEVTKSKWDDEDVDENDVKESWEDEDEPALAPAPAPKTTEKAPKKSEKAAEKKGKNVEPVKEESLDPVAEKLRQQRLVKEADYKSTKELFGGGEKDEKNLDTFIPKSESDFLEYAELISHRLRAFEKSDHYIGLLKAVMRLSMVQLQGADAKDIASSVTAIAKENIKAEKEANAGKKKGGKKKQLIVEKPDDYFAISDRYEALDDYDFM